In a single window of the Bacillus clarus genome:
- a CDS encoding HAD family hydrolase, giving the protein MIHAVLFDLDGTLLDRRQSLDQFIHDQYNRFSLHFMNIEQAEYCSRFLELDNNGYTWKDKVYTTLLCEYNITTLTSEQLLHDYITNFQHHCIPFPNMHELLQQLKQQNIKIGIITNGFTDFQMKNLRALNIHTYTNTILVSEAEGIKKPHPEIFERALQQLSVKAEECLYVGDHPENDVLGSEHVGILGVWKKDLFWGEFEHSRAIDDLLEVLSFLKLETKNV; this is encoded by the coding sequence ATGATTCACGCTGTACTATTCGATTTAGATGGGACACTATTAGATCGTCGTCAATCTTTAGATCAATTTATTCATGATCAATATAATCGCTTTTCCCTTCATTTTATGAACATTGAACAAGCCGAGTATTGTTCTCGTTTTCTTGAACTCGACAATAATGGCTACACGTGGAAGGATAAGGTATATACTACTCTCCTTTGCGAATACAACATTACCACTTTAACATCGGAGCAACTACTACATGACTACATTACAAACTTTCAACATCACTGCATTCCTTTCCCAAACATGCATGAATTACTGCAACAATTAAAACAACAGAACATTAAAATCGGTATTATTACAAATGGCTTTACTGACTTTCAAATGAAAAACCTCCGAGCACTAAACATACATACGTATACAAACACAATTCTCGTTTCAGAAGCTGAAGGAATCAAAAAACCACACCCAGAAATTTTCGAACGTGCCTTGCAACAGTTAAGTGTTAAAGCAGAAGAATGTCTTTACGTCGGAGATCATCCAGAAAATGATGTGCTTGGTTCTGAACACGTAGGAATTCTTGGCGTTTGGAAGAAAGATTTGTTTTGGGGAGAATTCGAGCATTCACGTGCTATTGATGATTTGTTAGAAGTGCTTTCTTTTCTGAAACTGGAGACTAAGAATGTTTAA
- a CDS encoding DUF3267 domain-containing protein — MEQRKETIVSVSMFKLNVYLVIIIIAMMIGISSLHTFLFEEFQIEITLPIMFLFIIVMITLVCIHEAIHLIGFRYIGGVPWSELEWGVNLKLGVAYAHSKRPITVKQMKKVLMLPFVPTGILPIVIGVAMNVPALSFLGVFLTAGCIGDLVLYQKVSKFPDDAMVMDHPRKPQFTVYE, encoded by the coding sequence ATGGAACAAAGAAAAGAAACGATTGTCTCTGTTTCGATGTTCAAACTAAATGTTTATTTAGTCATTATAATAATTGCGATGATGATTGGAATTAGCTCTTTGCATACATTTCTTTTTGAAGAATTTCAAATCGAAATTACTTTACCGATAATGTTTCTTTTTATTATTGTTATGATTACACTTGTTTGTATTCATGAAGCAATACATTTGATAGGGTTTCGTTATATTGGAGGAGTCCCGTGGAGTGAACTAGAGTGGGGCGTGAATTTGAAGTTAGGTGTCGCATACGCCCATTCGAAAAGGCCAATTACAGTAAAGCAAATGAAAAAGGTGTTGATGCTTCCGTTTGTACCAACAGGAATTTTGCCAATTGTAATTGGAGTAGCAATGAATGTTCCAGCGCTTTCATTTCTTGGTGTTTTCCTAACAGCAGGTTGTATTGGTGATCTCGTTTTATATCAAAAAGTATCAAAATTTCCAGACGATGCGATGGTTATGGATCATCCGAGGAAGCCTCAGTTTACGGTGTATGAATAA
- the mutTA gene encoding antimutator 8-oxo-(dGTP/GTP)ase, which yields MYKFKDYYHNTVQLSFERYPFSPEPKHVWVVCRYGDQWLLTHHLRRGLEFPGGKVELGETPEEAAVREVHEETGGIVSDLTYLGQYKVSGKDKIIIKNIYFATISAVEAHTHYEETKGSVLLKDIPDNIKTDRKFSFIMRDDVLARTMKHIEEIGCFTK from the coding sequence ATGTACAAATTTAAAGATTATTACCACAACACTGTACAATTATCGTTTGAACGTTATCCATTTTCTCCTGAGCCAAAGCATGTTTGGGTTGTATGCCGGTACGGGGATCAATGGTTATTAACGCATCATTTACGCCGCGGTCTTGAATTTCCAGGTGGTAAGGTAGAACTCGGGGAAACACCGGAAGAAGCGGCAGTTCGAGAAGTTCATGAAGAAACCGGCGGCATAGTTTCTGATTTAACTTACTTAGGGCAATACAAAGTATCTGGAAAAGACAAAATAATCATTAAAAACATTTATTTTGCAACAATTAGTGCAGTAGAAGCGCATACGCATTACGAAGAAACGAAAGGGTCTGTTTTACTAAAAGACATTCCTGATAACATTAAAACTGATAGGAAATTTAGCTTTATTATGCGCGACGATGTATTAGCGCGTACGATGAAACATATAGAAGAAATCGGCTGTTTTACGAAGTAA
- the ytzI gene encoding YtzI protein has product MLKILIIGIIIVLVILVLSVMTINKGYSYKHSIDKPEDNPYTKNSKENS; this is encoded by the coding sequence ATGCTCAAAATATTAATAATCGGCATTATAATCGTACTTGTCATATTAGTACTCTCTGTCATGACAATTAATAAAGGATATTCATATAAACATTCCATCGATAAGCCAGAAGATAATCCTTATACAAAAAACAGCAAGGAAAATTCATAA
- a CDS encoding YczI family protein encodes MLHILRFLIAFIIIIISVIGLITSQDAFLPLSQFLLGALMFIIAIEQIKKKDTGTGLTCILVGAFVWIALVITYIK; translated from the coding sequence ATGCTTCATATACTGCGCTTCTTAATTGCATTCATTATAATTATCATATCTGTAATTGGTTTAATTACAAGCCAAGATGCATTCCTACCACTCTCACAATTTCTCTTAGGGGCTTTAATGTTCATCATCGCAATTGAACAAATAAAAAAGAAAGATACAGGAACTGGGCTGACTTGTATCCTTGTCGGTGCTTTCGTGTGGATTGCTCTCGTCATTACCTACATAAAATAG
- a CDS encoding YczI family protein, whose protein sequence is MLKGLRITFSLIALSIAIYGFITGNREILPYMFIFLGVMAFIISIEEMMKHKRGGSTLAFVAGVAALFVGFSEIFR, encoded by the coding sequence ATGTTAAAAGGATTACGAATTACTTTTTCACTTATCGCTTTATCTATAGCAATCTATGGTTTTATTACTGGCAATAGAGAAATTCTACCTTATATGTTCATCTTTTTAGGGGTTATGGCTTTCATAATAAGTATTGAAGAAATGATGAAACATAAAAGAGGAGGTAGTACACTTGCTTTTGTAGCCGGTGTAGCTGCTTTATTTGTTGGTTTTTCGGAAATTTTCCGCTAA
- the luxS gene encoding S-ribosylhomocysteine lyase LuxS, which yields MPSVESFELDHTIVKAPYVRHCGVHKVGSDGIVNKFDIRFCQPNKQAMKPDVIHTLEHLLAFNLRKYIDRYPHFDIIDISPMGCQTGYYLVVSGTPTVREIIDLLELTLKDAVQITEIPAANETQCGQAKLHDLEGAKRLMNFWLSQDKDELEKVFG from the coding sequence ATGCCATCAGTAGAAAGCTTTGAATTAGATCATACGATTGTAAAGGCTCCTTATGTAAGACATTGTGGAGTTCACAAAGTAGGTAGCGACGGTATTGTAAATAAATTTGATATTCGTTTCTGCCAACCAAATAAACAAGCAATGAAACCAGATGTTATTCATACGTTAGAACATTTATTAGCATTTAATTTACGTAAATATATTGATCGTTATCCGCATTTTGATATTATCGATATTTCACCAATGGGTTGCCAAACAGGATATTATCTTGTTGTGAGCGGGACACCAACAGTTCGTGAAATCATTGATTTACTAGAACTAACTTTAAAAGATGCGGTTCAAATTACAGAAATTCCAGCTGCAAACGAAACACAATGTGGTCAAGCGAAACTTCACGATTTAGAAGGAGCAAAACGCTTGATGAACTTCTGGTTAAGCCAAGATAAAGATGAACTTGAAAAAGTATTTGGATAA
- the yidD gene encoding membrane protein insertion efficiency factor YidD, whose amino-acid sequence MKQIFIGIIRFYQKFISPMTPPTCRFYPTCSHYGLEAFQKHGALKGFWLTLKRILKCHPFHPGGFDPVPDKKDDKINS is encoded by the coding sequence ATGAAACAGATTTTTATCGGTATTATACGCTTTTATCAAAAGTTTATCTCTCCGATGACGCCGCCAACATGTCGCTTTTATCCTACTTGTTCTCATTATGGATTAGAAGCATTTCAAAAGCATGGTGCGCTCAAAGGATTTTGGCTCACATTAAAGCGTATATTAAAATGTCACCCTTTCCATCCAGGAGGATTTGATCCCGTCCCGGATAAAAAGGATGACAAAATAAATTCTTAA
- a CDS encoding beta-class carbonic anhydrase: MKSLNEILQYNEKFVEEKKYEEYVAGKFPNKKMVIISCMDTRLVELLPKAMNMRNGDVKIIKVAGAVISHPFGSIMRSILVAVYELGADEVCVVGHHDCGMAKIQASSTIEKMKERGVTEEKLDTLRYSGINLEQFLRGFSSVEESVEHSVSVLRNHPLLPEEVPVHGLVIHPDTGKLDVVVNGYEA; this comes from the coding sequence ATGAAGTCATTAAACGAGATTTTACAATACAATGAGAAGTTCGTTGAAGAGAAAAAATATGAAGAGTATGTAGCAGGGAAATTTCCAAATAAAAAAATGGTAATTATCTCTTGTATGGATACTCGTCTTGTAGAATTATTGCCGAAAGCAATGAATATGCGTAATGGTGATGTGAAAATTATTAAAGTAGCGGGCGCCGTTATTTCACATCCGTTCGGAAGTATTATGCGTAGTATTTTAGTTGCTGTATATGAACTTGGTGCTGACGAAGTATGTGTTGTTGGTCATCATGATTGTGGTATGGCAAAAATTCAAGCAAGCAGTACAATCGAAAAAATGAAAGAGCGTGGCGTAACAGAAGAAAAACTAGATACACTGCGTTATTCTGGAATCAATTTAGAACAATTTTTAAGAGGATTCTCTAGTGTGGAAGAAAGTGTAGAGCATAGTGTATCAGTACTTCGCAACCATCCGTTACTTCCGGAAGAAGTGCCTGTTCACGGACTTGTTATTCACCCTGACACAGGGAAATTAGATGTAGTTGTGAATGGCTACGAAGCTTAA
- the cydA gene encoding cytochrome ubiquinol oxidase subunit I, whose protein sequence is MSDVLLLSRFQFAITIFYHFLFVPLTIGLVILVACMETQYARTLNPTYRKMANFWGKLFTINFVMGIITGITMEFQFGTNWSEYSKYMGDIFGSPLAIEALVAFFLESTFMGIWLFGKDKISPKFRAFCMWMVALGTNISALWIITANGFMQNPVGYVVRNGRAELNNFWALVTNPYAWNMFFHTVIGCYIVGAFFVMAISAYHLLRKNDVEFFKKSFKFGLMLGLFAATITPFMGHQSGVSAAKYQPAKGAAMEAVWETGKGQGFSIIQIPDVKNEKNFELLTIPKLGSFFYTNSFDGEIVGLKDIPKEDRPNVNLVYYSFRLMVALGMFFMALTWFGFYLNRKGKLENSKRYLKITMWSVLLPYIAINAGWIVAEVGRQPWTVYKLMRTAESVSPISVPQIWFSLISLVLFYTLLFIADVYLMLKFAKKGPAALEEPTVQGGAAHVS, encoded by the coding sequence ATGTCCGACGTTCTGTTACTGAGTCGTTTTCAATTTGCAATTACTATTTTTTATCACTTTTTGTTTGTACCTTTGACAATCGGACTTGTTATTTTAGTAGCATGTATGGAGACTCAATACGCCCGCACATTGAATCCAACATACCGCAAAATGGCAAATTTCTGGGGTAAGCTATTTACAATTAACTTCGTAATGGGGATTATAACCGGTATTACGATGGAATTCCAATTTGGAACAAACTGGTCCGAGTACTCAAAATATATGGGTGATATTTTCGGATCACCTCTCGCAATTGAAGCACTTGTTGCCTTCTTCCTAGAATCTACTTTCATGGGAATATGGTTATTCGGTAAAGACAAAATTTCGCCAAAGTTCCGCGCTTTCTGTATGTGGATGGTAGCACTTGGAACAAATATTTCCGCCCTTTGGATTATTACAGCGAATGGCTTTATGCAAAATCCTGTTGGCTATGTAGTGCGTAACGGCCGCGCTGAATTAAATAATTTCTGGGCACTTGTTACAAATCCATATGCCTGGAATATGTTCTTCCATACTGTAATTGGTTGTTATATCGTCGGCGCTTTCTTCGTTATGGCAATTAGTGCATATCATTTATTACGGAAAAATGATGTGGAATTCTTCAAAAAATCATTTAAGTTTGGTTTAATGTTAGGATTATTCGCGGCAACTATTACACCTTTTATGGGGCACCAATCCGGTGTATCAGCTGCTAAGTATCAACCAGCAAAAGGAGCTGCGATGGAAGCAGTTTGGGAAACTGGAAAAGGACAAGGTTTCTCAATCATTCAAATTCCTGATGTAAAAAATGAAAAGAACTTTGAACTACTTACAATCCCGAAACTTGGAAGTTTCTTCTATACAAATTCATTTGATGGAGAAATTGTTGGTTTAAAAGATATTCCGAAAGAAGATCGTCCAAACGTTAATCTCGTGTACTATAGTTTCCGCTTAATGGTGGCACTTGGTATGTTCTTTATGGCATTAACTTGGTTCGGCTTCTATTTAAATAGAAAAGGAAAACTAGAAAACTCAAAACGTTATTTAAAAATTACAATGTGGTCTGTCTTACTTCCATACATTGCGATTAATGCTGGCTGGATTGTTGCTGAAGTAGGTCGTCAACCATGGACAGTATATAAATTAATGCGTACAGCAGAATCCGTATCACCTATATCAGTTCCACAAATTTGGTTCTCATTAATTAGTTTAGTATTGTTCTACACTTTACTCTTCATCGCAGATGTATACTTAATGCTGAAGTTCGCGAAAAAAGGACCAGCAGCATTAGAAGAACCTACTGTTCAAGGAGGTGCGGCTCATGTCTCATGA
- the cydB gene encoding cytochrome d ubiquinol oxidase subunit II: MSHDMLAIIWFGLWGVIWTVYFILDGYALGNGMIFPFVTKDRQERNQMQEAIGPFWGGNEVWLITAGGATFAAFPITYANMFSYLYTPLFLVLLALFARAAGLEFMHKDDSPVWQSVCKWAFAIGSFLIAFLFGVTFANLYYGLQIGKDGYEGTLLSLLNHYGILGGLFFTAIFVVSGALWVMIKTTGEVSDRAYKIARPFSMAAAIILAIFYVATANRTNLFQNFTEHPILFILPILAMFMSVLAIIMVYKHKIGFAFTFVCLTIAMFMTTGFAGMFPRMLPSRINDAYSTTLYNAAGSELNLKIMFFVAMVMVPIVIGYQLWSYSIFKNKIHKDSAKGYH; this comes from the coding sequence ATGTCTCATGATATGCTTGCAATCATCTGGTTCGGTTTATGGGGCGTAATTTGGACAGTTTACTTTATTCTCGATGGATATGCACTTGGTAACGGAATGATTTTTCCTTTCGTTACGAAAGATCGCCAAGAACGAAATCAAATGCAAGAAGCGATTGGACCGTTCTGGGGTGGTAACGAAGTATGGTTAATTACAGCTGGGGGCGCAACATTCGCTGCCTTCCCAATCACATATGCGAATATGTTTAGCTACTTATATACACCGTTATTTTTAGTATTACTTGCTCTATTCGCTCGTGCTGCTGGACTTGAATTTATGCATAAAGATGATTCACCAGTTTGGCAAAGCGTTTGTAAATGGGCATTTGCAATTGGTAGTTTCTTAATCGCCTTCTTATTCGGTGTTACATTTGCTAACCTTTATTACGGACTGCAAATCGGAAAAGACGGTTATGAAGGAACATTACTTAGCTTATTAAACCATTACGGTATTTTAGGTGGTCTCTTCTTCACTGCTATATTCGTCGTATCAGGTGCTCTTTGGGTCATGATTAAAACGACTGGTGAAGTATCTGATCGTGCTTATAAGATCGCAAGACCATTTTCAATGGCAGCCGCTATCATTTTAGCTATCTTCTATGTAGCAACTGCAAATCGTACAAACTTATTCCAAAACTTCACAGAACATCCGATACTATTCATTCTGCCAATACTTGCAATGTTTATGAGCGTCCTAGCAATTATTATGGTGTACAAACATAAAATCGGCTTCGCATTCACGTTTGTTTGTTTAACAATCGCAATGTTTATGACGACTGGCTTTGCAGGTATGTTCCCAAGAATGTTGCCATCACGTATTAACGATGCTTATAGTACAACGCTATACAACGCAGCAGGTAGTGAATTAAACTTAAAAATAATGTTCTTCGTTGCAATGGTCATGGTACCGATTGTTATCGGATATCAACTTTGGAGTTACAGCATATTTAAAAACAAAATTCATAAAGACTCTGCTAAAGGGTATCACTAA
- a CDS encoding spore germination protein, whose amino-acid sequence MKVGDTMPSVIEGVIIENCNGTINLGDKYNVHPIEKTKAYNGSGSSNTGFTIKTFNGVSSADICDKDVYDQVIQSTL is encoded by the coding sequence ATGAAAGTAGGTGATACAATGCCTTCTGTTATTGAGGGAGTTATAATTGAAAATTGTAACGGAACAATTAATTTAGGGGATAAATATAATGTACATCCAATCGAAAAAACGAAAGCATATAATGGATCAGGTTCATCAAATACTGGATTTACTATAAAAACGTTTAATGGTGTTAGCTCAGCGGATATATGCGATAAAGATGTGTATGATCAAGTGATTCAATCTACGTTATAA
- a CDS encoding YdcF family protein, producing the protein MYFGLIPLILFIIFLFSYLKDPRKIINGFLFNAFFCSFLLFCAIFSFASGNNNLHFIVILPMLALILMIPFGIVALMFGLFLNAKILMQREGRRFTNSLTLIAAIGILLFILLPILNPGSLFSPHFQPIFGGISLIILYFFVHLSNFLTAYFLYQFNRPRRKQDFIIVLGSGLINDKVPPLLASRINKAIDFYWKQAAVTTPPTIIFSGGQGPDENLPEAEAMQKYAVEKGIPIEHTTQENRSVNTYQNMLFSKQIMDSLKPNGKYNSIFTTNNFHLFRAGIYAKQAGLNSQGIGSKTAFYYWPNAMIREYVAIVVMGRKRHMKVAGTILGFSVFLTVISFLFT; encoded by the coding sequence ATGTATTTTGGACTTATTCCTCTTATATTGTTTATTATTTTTCTTTTCTCTTATTTAAAAGATCCACGGAAAATAATAAACGGCTTTTTATTTAATGCCTTTTTCTGTTCATTTCTTTTATTTTGTGCTATTTTCTCGTTCGCATCCGGTAATAACAATTTACATTTCATTGTTATTCTTCCTATGTTAGCACTTATCCTTATGATACCTTTTGGTATTGTCGCTTTAATGTTTGGGTTATTTCTTAATGCAAAAATTTTAATGCAAAGAGAAGGCAGACGCTTTACAAACTCCTTAACTTTAATTGCAGCCATAGGTATTTTATTATTCATATTATTACCTATCCTAAATCCAGGGAGCTTATTTTCACCGCACTTTCAACCTATTTTTGGTGGAATATCCCTTATAATTTTATATTTCTTTGTACATTTATCAAACTTCTTAACAGCTTATTTCCTATATCAATTCAATAGACCAAGGCGTAAGCAAGACTTTATTATCGTACTTGGTAGTGGTTTAATTAATGATAAAGTACCACCACTTTTAGCAAGCCGAATTAATAAAGCAATCGATTTCTACTGGAAGCAAGCAGCTGTTACTACACCACCTACAATTATTTTCTCTGGTGGACAAGGGCCCGATGAAAACCTTCCTGAAGCTGAGGCTATGCAAAAGTACGCTGTTGAAAAAGGAATTCCTATAGAGCATACCACCCAAGAAAATCGCTCTGTAAATACGTATCAAAACATGTTATTTTCGAAACAAATTATGGATTCTTTAAAACCAAACGGTAAGTATAACAGCATCTTTACAACGAATAATTTCCACCTTTTCCGCGCTGGCATATATGCAAAACAAGCTGGTCTTAATAGCCAAGGTATCGGTTCAAAAACAGCTTTTTATTATTGGCCGAATGCAATGATTCGTGAATATGTAGCAATCGTCGTTATGGGACGTAAGCGACATATGAAAGTTGCTGGAACTATTTTAGGATTCTCTGTATTCTTAACTGTAATTAGCTTTTTATTTACTTAA
- a CDS encoding DUF4247 domain-containing protein has protein sequence MSNRLFTMIKSFVIPILAIVTLLVIAGYALTGCQGGQKEKSIQDRYPLESVAKEGKQESYVYRAANRSVPEVAKELIAEREPKQSSKEDDNQMFLVYSDKIYNLQKDKEKPSDTLIEISNKEFVRQNYQPSFLQGYLMGSILNDIFGSRKSSYGDYRGYNDRQNHKPVIPERPPTKEEKKTPPPITKEGKGSIIKRGDNVDSKSSVGDTGSITEKGSNTPPPSTGSKGKITKTPGDSSGSDVKPKSSIKTPPKNTSPPKTRVGGSGKITKRR, from the coding sequence ATGTCAAACCGATTGTTTACCATGATTAAATCATTCGTGATCCCTATACTTGCTATCGTTACATTACTTGTCATTGCTGGTTATGCTTTAACGGGCTGTCAAGGTGGTCAAAAGGAAAAGTCAATTCAAGACCGTTATCCGTTAGAGTCCGTTGCAAAAGAAGGTAAACAAGAATCTTACGTGTATAGGGCCGCCAATCGGTCAGTTCCTGAAGTCGCAAAGGAACTCATTGCTGAAAGGGAACCGAAGCAATCATCTAAAGAAGATGATAATCAAATGTTCCTCGTTTATTCTGATAAAATTTATAACCTTCAGAAGGATAAAGAGAAGCCATCTGATACATTAATTGAAATAAGCAATAAAGAATTTGTTCGTCAAAATTATCAACCATCCTTTTTACAAGGATACCTTATGGGAAGTATATTAAACGATATATTTGGTTCAAGGAAATCCTCGTATGGTGATTACCGTGGATATAATGACAGGCAAAATCACAAACCGGTTATTCCTGAAAGACCACCGACAAAAGAAGAGAAGAAAACGCCGCCTCCAATTACGAAGGAAGGTAAAGGATCTATCATTAAACGAGGCGATAACGTAGATTCGAAATCATCAGTAGGTGATACAGGTAGTATTACGGAAAAAGGAAGTAACACGCCTCCACCTTCTACCGGAAGCAAAGGGAAAATTACGAAAACTCCGGGGGATTCGAGCGGATCTGATGTTAAACCGAAATCATCCATTAAAACGCCGCCAAAGAATACGTCTCCTCCTAAAACACGGGTTGGCGGTTCAGGGAAAATTACGAAGAGAAGATAA
- a CDS encoding DUF4178 domain-containing protein — translation MSLFKRIKNIMKSPEPAKPEKSLLTLAPGDMIEVSLIMYELIGKTSMHSRNEIVLTLQDGRDIRYLKIENRESTYYKLYTPIDGRLDSIDEIPTTIEMDDIEYHMEEQYNGRVVVMGKTPFAVSDEQHVWEFQSDNRKLLRIEWQDGRTMMYEGEVIIPADVQIIRAT, via the coding sequence GTGAGTTTATTTAAACGAATTAAAAACATAATGAAAAGTCCGGAGCCGGCTAAGCCAGAAAAAAGTTTATTAACGTTAGCCCCTGGTGATATGATTGAAGTTTCTTTAATCATGTATGAATTAATTGGAAAAACAAGTATGCATTCTCGTAATGAAATTGTTTTAACATTACAGGACGGAAGAGATATTCGTTATTTGAAAATTGAAAATCGTGAGAGTACGTATTACAAACTATACACGCCAATCGATGGTCGTTTAGATTCTATTGATGAAATTCCAACGACGATTGAAATGGATGATATAGAGTACCATATGGAAGAGCAATATAATGGACGCGTTGTTGTAATGGGAAAAACGCCGTTTGCTGTTTCTGATGAACAGCACGTATGGGAATTCCAATCTGATAATAGAAAATTACTTCGTATTGAATGGCAAGATGGTCGTACGATGATGTATGAAGGGGAAGTAATTATTCCTGCTGATGTACAAATTATAAGAGCAACGTAA
- a CDS encoding DUF350 domain-containing protein yields MTWMNVLAMLVWTGASAVLLFAIMWVDSIFTKYNDLAEIKNGNTAVTTRFVMKLFAQGYILSQSITKANDLWQALLASAVSFVILLVVEMFIEFVLKKMAGLDLEEGTKEGSVAHAMLAGSLHIVGALILGACL; encoded by the coding sequence ATGACGTGGATGAATGTTTTAGCCATGCTTGTATGGACAGGAGCAAGTGCGGTTCTTTTATTTGCAATTATGTGGGTTGATTCGATTTTTACAAAATACAATGATTTAGCTGAAATTAAAAATGGGAATACAGCTGTAACAACTCGTTTCGTTATGAAGTTATTTGCACAAGGATATATTTTGTCTCAATCGATTACGAAGGCAAATGATTTATGGCAGGCACTTCTTGCATCAGCAGTTTCTTTCGTTATTTTATTAGTTGTAGAAATGTTTATTGAATTTGTTTTGAAGAAAATGGCTGGTCTAGATTTAGAAGAAGGAACGAAAGAGGGCAGTGTGGCACATGCGATGTTAGCTGGCTCTTTACATATTGTTGGTGCTCTTATTTTAGGCGCTTGTCTATAA
- a CDS encoding PspA/IM30 family protein: MSVFKRLRDLTMSNVYSLIEKAEDPVKMTDQYLRDMQADVQEAEKSVAAQIALEKKFKLLFEEQEALVKKREEQAHMAVQASNLDLARRALEEKQNAEQKMNEYKASYEQNKAAADNLRAKLDEMRKQLTELKNKRETLVARVNAAKAQKNINQAMSGFDANTAKAGLSRMEEKALQLEAEAEASGEIYKKEKSLDDEFASLNKNSAVDDELARIMKQYEK; this comes from the coding sequence ATGTCTGTATTTAAACGATTAAGAGATTTAACGATGTCCAATGTATATTCATTAATTGAAAAGGCAGAAGATCCAGTTAAAATGACGGATCAATATTTACGCGATATGCAAGCAGATGTACAAGAAGCTGAGAAAAGTGTAGCAGCTCAAATTGCGCTTGAGAAAAAATTTAAATTATTATTTGAAGAGCAAGAAGCACTTGTGAAAAAACGTGAAGAGCAAGCTCATATGGCTGTTCAAGCAAGTAATCTTGATCTTGCGCGTCGTGCTCTTGAGGAAAAACAAAATGCAGAGCAAAAGATGAATGAATATAAAGCGAGCTATGAGCAAAATAAAGCGGCTGCTGATAATCTTCGTGCGAAGCTAGACGAAATGCGCAAGCAATTAACAGAGCTGAAAAATAAACGTGAAACACTTGTAGCACGTGTAAATGCGGCGAAAGCACAAAAGAATATTAATCAGGCGATGTCTGGATTTGATGCAAATACAGCAAAAGCTGGTTTAAGCCGTATGGAAGAGAAGGCTCTTCAATTAGAGGCTGAAGCAGAAGCAAGCGGTGAAATTTACAAAAAAGAAAAATCATTAGATGACGAATTCGCAAGCTTAAATAAAAATTCTGCTGTTGACGATGAATTAGCTCGTATTATGAAGCAGTACGAGAAATAA